The Phycisphaerales bacterium DNA window GTCCACAAGGCGGGAGAGCTTGAGAGTTTCCGGGACATGAATCCCTTCTCCACCCCTGTCTTGCGCAAATACTCGCCAGGACAGGAGAAGCGTAACCAGGGCGGGGGCACATCGGCGAACGAGTGACATCGTGGCCAGAGTACTGTCCCGGGCGTTCTGCGCCGAGTCGATGTTGGTGGTCCCTCTTCCCCGTCTAGAAGAAGGCGAGCTATTTTGGCCGGTCCTGACGCGGCTGCACCGAACAGCACGGGATTCCAGAACCCTTGCAAGCTGGGCTGAGTGGTGGCAAGCAAGCACCCTGAGGTTGAGCATCTAGGCTCAACCTCGTTCTTCTACGAGCAGGTGTGGACAGTGTGTGGAAGATCGTGCTCGGTCCAACAAAGGTCGCATTCGTCGTCCTCCTCTGGTTATGCTCCGCGCGATGTGCACTTTAGCGGGGGGTGCATCTGAGCCGAACGCCCGGTCTCTCGCCAACTGATGTTCAAGGAGTCTGCCGGATGTACAGACCTCTTCTTGGTTCATGGAGCCTTGGCTGCATGCTGTCGCGTTCGCCGCTCTTCATGATCGGATTCGCCTCTGTACTGGCTGCACTACCGGCCTCAATGCTCGGTGCCGCAAACCGGACCGCGCCTCCGACCGGCTGCTGCGCACTCGACACCAGCGGCGATGGTTACATCGATGAAAATGAGGTGCTCGACCGCATCGAATTCTGCCAAGCGCACCCCAATGAGTGTGGCGGGCCGACTCCCGCAATGGCATGCCTCCAAACTCGCTGCCCCCCCAAGTCCAAGGAGCGACAGGGACCCAGTGCCCCAAGCGCGACGGTGACCATTGCCCCTCCGGCGGAGAACCCTGAGGAACCCCCTCGGCGCGATCCTCCGCCCGCGCCACAGCCGCCCCCCCTCACACCTCCTCCGGCTCAGCCTCCGGCTCAACCTCCGGCTCAGCCACCCGCGCAGCAGCCCCCGGCTCCGAAAGCACCACCCAAGAGCACCACGGATTGCCCGGTGGACCTCTATTCCGGTGCAAAGATTGAATCCGTCGAAGATCTGCGCATCACCTTGCCCGGGGCAGACTTCGTCATCACTCGTCAATACACGAGCCTGCAAACCTCCGGAACGGTTTGGCCGCTTGGCGAAGGATGGTCCCTTTCAGTTTTCAACAGCATCCGCACCGACATGTCCGGGCCTGGCAGCACAGAGCGGATCATCCTGCGGGGGCTCCCGCTGAATCAGACCAGTGTGTACGAGCAGGTGTCGGGCTCAAGCCCAACCACGTGGCGGGCAAGCCCCCGAGGGCAGGAGTATTTTCAGCAGACCACACTGACGGCCAACATTCTGGATCTCTCGAGCAACACATACACGAACGCGAGTCGCGGAGTGTGGAGGCTGACATACCCCGGTGTGTCTACCGTCGACTTCTACCGGAATGACGGGACCAGCACGCCCCCGTCGCTGGTGGGGCTTATTGCGCAAGAGGCCGACGTTTATGGCAATACGCGCATCTACGACTACCAGCTCTTCGGTCCGTCGTCGGGAACACAGGTCCCGAAGCTGGTCCGCATCCGCTGCTACAGCGGGGGCGCAAGCGCGTCGGGAGTACCCATCGCTGAGGTGTACTTCAACTGGAATCTCTATCCAGAAACCTACTCAAGCGTGAACTCACGCGTACGGCTGGGACGCCTGGCCTCCATGACAGCCGTCCGCTACTTCGAAGAGGGTGGACAGACCTGGGTAAACCCGACCAATGCTGTTGGGTACCGCTATTTTCAGCCCACCACTGTGTTGGACCCGGACGACAACGTGGTGCGTCCGGCGCATCACACGTCGGTCGGAACTGCGGGGGACCTGGTCCAGGTACGGTACTCGGACTCGCCCGATCCAAACCCTGCGGCGACGGACCTGCAAGACTGGGTCCGCGTCCAGCAGTACCGCTACTTTGGGGGGGCGTCAGCTTCCGTCAACGGTGAAACGATCACTGGCGGAGCACACCAACTCAAGGCAGCTATCAACCCGGAGCAGATCGAGTACGCGGCCGCTGCGTTGGCGACGACGTTGGACGACGAATGGCTCGACACCTTTGCTGACAGCTTACTGGTGTTGGCGGATGCGGATGAGATCACCGGCTTCGAAGGTGATCGTCCAGTGCTCGATCTAGCGGCAAAGGTTGTGTCCTACAACACCTCCGGTGCCCACAACAAGAAGGTGCAGACTCAGTACCTCCAGAACGGGTGCGCCTGCAGCGGGGCCGCGCAGTCGGTCAAGAACTCCTACGCCTACTACACATACGAATGGGGTACCAGTTCGTTGGACGGGGCCACCTGCAAGGTGGTTGAGGCTTACAAAACCTCTTCGGGCTACACGACGCTCCGCACGGAGTACAGCGACTTCAAGCAGCTGACCGCGACCTCTGGCCCTTACCTCATCAACCACGCGATCGTCTCAAATATTGCGGGACTGGCGCAGCGCTGGGTCACTCAGTACGACTACTCGTCCACCACGCGCAATCTCACACGGGTGGTGACGCCCGCCGCCGTTGATCACTACTACGCGATTGACGAGACCGGCGGCTCCACATCTAGCGGATCCATACGTCCTTCGACCGCAGTCGGGCTGAAGGCGAGCGAAGGCTTGGTGCATCACTACGGCTACACGGCTGACCATTGGCTCACTTCAGAGTCCGTCTCAAAAGGCGTCAGCACAACCCCAGTGACCGTCCTGGTGGTGACGTACCCCTCCAGCCCAACCACGAACCAGCGCAAGTGGCTGCCCACGAGCATTGAGGCTTACACCGACTCCGCTTCTACGGCCGAAGAAACGAAGCAGACGACAACGCTCGCGTACACCTTCCACTCCGGGGATGCGATCGCCAGCACTTCCTGGATCGTAGAGGCTGAATCACAGGATGAGGGTGGTCCAGGGGGAACGCTTTCCAGTACCTGCCTATTTGGGGCCAACGGTCAGCTGCAGTGGGTCCGTATGTTCGACGGTGCGTTGATTCACATCGGGCGTGAATCCACGACCGGTCAAGCTGTGCTGGTCGTCGCCAACGCGAATCCGTCCGGACAGACAGGGGTTTACCCAGCCCTGTCTGGGTCGAGCTACGGCGGCATCACAGTTGACAGCAGCTGGGGCCGGTACAGCAGTGGCGGCTCGCTCTCCTGGACCCACACTGTCAACCCCCGTGGCCAGCGCACAAGCACTACAGAGCCTGACGGCTCCACAAGCTACCTACATCGAGCGATGCAGGTCGATTCACTGCGCGGCGGCAACTTTTACTACTACACCGTAACGGGGCTCCCGCCCCAGATCCCGGGGTCGCCCGCAACCGCGTCAGGGCCCGCGCACGTCACGTGGATCAGTGCTTCCGGGTCCGTGCTTCGTGAGAGCGACTTCCTCATTTCCAGCGGCTACGACCCAGGGGCGGGTACCTTCACGATCAGCTCCACGGAAACCTCCCGGTCTGCCTCCTTCCTCAACCTTGGTGGAAACCTCACGAGCGATCAGAGGTGGTATGACATCGCGAACAACCTGTCGTATTCGAACACCTACGAGTACGATGACGCCGGCCGCGTGTCTTACATCACGGACGCGAACGGCACCATCACGCATATACCGGGGAACGGCCTGGACAGCAACAGCAACCCACTGAACGGGTACGATGCCCTTGGCCGCGTTCTCATCCGTGAGGTGGGTACGTCGAAGAGCCCAGCCAACTTCACGCGGCTTGCTGAGTTCTACTACGACGATACTGATGGGGACTCAACGCTCGAGCAGGGTATCGGTAACGGAAATCTCACACACGTAAGGCTCTTCACGGGTGAAACCTCAAGCGCCTATGGGCCATCGTCCCGGACGATCACCCGAACCTACAACTATCGAGACGAGCTCATCCGCATGGTGGGCCCGAGTGCGCCCTACGCGGAACTGGACTACGACAACCTGGGCCGACTGCGGAGAGCGGGCCTGTTCACCTCTGCAACTAGCGGGGATGAGCCTTCCGCAGTAAGGGCGACTACCTCCAGCACGCGCGGCAAGTACATTGAGCTTTCCTACAGCCAGCGGGGGCTTCCGTACCGTTCTGCAATCGCGGTGGACCCGACCGACCTCGGTGATGGGTTCATCGAGCAGCGCTCGTGGTATGACCCTTCCGGTCGCATCATAGAAAAGTGGACTCCAGGTCGTCCCGCTGTGAAGCGAGACTACGACGGGCTCGGTCGTGTCACATCTGTCTTCCTGACGGATCGGAACAATGACTCAATCACCGGAAGCACCGCGTACGCTTCGGCCGCTAACCGCACGGACGACACCGTTTTCGAGCAGGTGAATCGCACCTTCGACTCGTTGGGCCGCCTCAGCATCGTGGCTCACCTGCAGCGCATCCATGATTCTGCTCACACTGGCGACTTGACCATCTCGGCGAGCACGCCGAACGCGGTTACAACCTACCGAGGCTACGCCTACGACGCAGCGGGGCGCACGCTCGGGTCAGTGTACTTTGGCACAAACGACACCTCCAACGACTTCCTGAAGTCCGGCGGGTCGGCCCCTTCGGCGCTCTCCGCTGTCCCCTCGCGGGCGGACAGCGCCTTCGCGCACGCCATCATCAACTCGGTTACCTACAACTCGCGCGACCAGGTTGAATCAGTTATTGACCCCATGGGCCGGGTCACAAAGTACTTCTACGACGATCTCGACCGTCCCTTTGCGGTTGTCGAAAACCATGTCTCGGACCCGACGTTCACCTTTAGCAGCGGGCATTGGAACGTCACGGGCTCAATCACGGCCGACGAGAACCGCACGACAAGCTACGTCTATGACGGCCTGGACCAGGTGACAATGCAGGCCGCGCACCTGCCCCCGGTCAGCAGTGTCGCTCAGGCGCAGGTGACAAAGTACGTGTACTCGTACTATCACTCACACGGGAGCAGCCACACCGTCGGTAGCCCCAGCAGTTCCACTGCCACGTTGGCCGCCGTGAACGACCTCTTGTACGAAGTGTGGTTTCCCGATCGCAGTACGGGCGAGCCAAGCAGCTCGAACAAGATCACCTACGCCTACAACGCTCTGGGAGAGCCGCGCAGCGTGACCGACCAGAACGGCACCCGCCATGTCTACACGCGCGATGCCTCGGGCCGCCCGATACGCGACAAGGTGGAGGCCTTCGGGACGAACATTGACAACTATGTGGGTGCAATTGAGGCGGTCTACGACACCCTCGGGCGTCTGGACCGTATCACATCGCTCTCGTCGGACACCACGCCGGTGAAGCGCAATCAAGTTCGGTTCCGGTACAACAGCTTGGGGCAGATCTCCCGGCTCTATCAGGACAACGACGGTGAGGTTGAGTCCAGTGGTGATGACGGTGCTCCGCTCAACTCCACCACGGTCCTGCAGTACGGTTACGATACCCAGACTCTCTCGGCGGGGAACTACACGCGTCTGGCGAGCATGACATACCCCTCAGGAGCGGTGTACACCACCGGCTACGGAGCGAACACGACAGCGAACCATCGGGTGGGCCGTCCGGTCAAGTACACGCTCGGAAGCACCGACCTTCTGGAGTACAGCTACCTCGGGTTCGGCACAACCGTCCTGGCGCAGTTCCCTCAGATCGATGTCGACCTTGACCGCACGATCAAGCCTAGCGGTCACCGGCGAACGTCTTCAGTCACCTCGGGTGTGCAGGGTGAATACCACGGCTTCGACCGCCTGGGGCGGCTTATCCGCCAGTATTGGGTGGACTCCGATATCACTAATGGCGGCGGTGCGTACCCCACGAGGCCGCAGATTTTCGCAGAGGAGTACACCTACGACCGCAACTCCAACCGCACGGGGCGGCGCGATGCCCGGCCCGGTGCCGTAATCGGTAACCGCGACTCCCGGTTCGAGTACGACGGGCTGAAACGATTGAAGGAGGCAAAGCGCGGTGTAGACAGCATCAGCTCGTTCACCTCTGGGAAGGGCAGCCAGCGCTGGACGCTCGATACCCTCGGCAACTGGGCGGAGTTTGAGTCTGACCTCGCTCCCAACTCCACCACCGGTAACTTCGGCACGTACAACGACGCGACGGGCGACCTCCACGAGACGCGCGCACACAATCGGAACAATGAGGCGACTGGGCGTGTGCCGAACACGAACGTGTCGTCGACATCGCTCCCGTTCAATTACGACCCGGCGGGGAATCTGCGCTCCTACACGCTCGAGAACACCGGCACTCGCACGCTCACCCACGATGCGTGGAACCGCCTTGTCAACGTCACAGAACTCGGAAGTTCTGGTTCGATGAGCTGGTACGGTTCGTGGGATCACCGTTACAACGGGCTTGGGTGGCGGATCACCACCGGCACCGCGTTGGGCGGGCTTACCCGCGAGATGCGTTACTCGGCAGCTTGGCGACTTCTAGAGGAAGAGGTCTCGGACGGCGGAGAGTTCGGTTCGACGCCGCTGCGCCGAGTTGAGCGATTCTGGGGACAGCGGTATATCGACGACCAGGTCGCCTCCCGCGTGACCCCATACGTGCTGGTTGGTTCGACTTACCAGGAAGGCACGCCCCAGCTCTACTACCACCTCACTGACGCTCAGTTCAGCACCGTCGCCACCCTAGACGCAAATGCCAAGGTGGTGGAGCGAGTGAGCTACGACGCATACGGCAATCCGCGCCACCGGTGGCCAGGGGACTTCGACGGGGACGGCGATCAGGACAATGACCACGATGCTGCCGCTTTCGCCTCGATCGCAGAGGCCTACCTCGGCGACGAAACCTATGTCGCCGAAATGGACATCAACCGCGATGGAGTCATGGACCACCAGGATCCTGACGCGTTCGGAACATTCACCGTCAAGGTCGCGATCGGTGGAATCAGCAGTAGCGGGCCCGACAACTCGATCGGCTATTGCGGGTACGTCATCGACCCCACGACCGGATGGTACTTGGCGCGGAACCGCTGGTACGCGCCCGAGTTGGGGCGGTGGGTCGAGCGGGACCCCATCGGGTACATCGATGGAGCCAACCTATACGAATACGTCACAGGAAATCCGCTTCGCTTCGTCGACCCCTACGGGCTCTGGGGTGAGACATGGGCGCAGGATCTTGTCAATGCCGGGTGGCCCCGTGCTGGGCAGGCCCTTGGTGCAGCCGGCGGCGCTCTTGAAGGGGCTGCTACGGGTGCTTGGAACATGGTGGAGGGAGCTGGGAAGTCAGTTGTGGAGGCTGGTGCCATCATAGTGGATGGGGCCGGGATGCTCACTGACCTCGCCGCCCTCGAAGTGCTCGACAAAAACCTGGGATACGAGGCTATTTCAGAGTGGGGGAAGAGGCAGGAGCATGGCGGTTCGTGGGGAGAGGTGGGGGAGGATACCCTGAACTTCGCAGGACGTGGTGCCGCTGCGATGGTCACAAGAGGCGGGTCCGAAGTGTTGATCAACGTGTGGCAACATCATGACATTGACAATCCGGACGACATGGATGCGCTCTCGGAGAGCATGGGGTCCATCGTATTCTGGAACACTTTGGCGCATAACGCGCGCTACGCAGGTCAGGCCAAGGGTCAGGGCCAGAGCGTCGCGCGTTGGGGGCAGGAGGGTCTAAGAAGCGGTGATTGGGTGATGTCCGGCGGGAAGAACATTCTGAATTTTATGCTTTCAGGCAAAATGTTCGACCGGGGGCTGTTCCGAGTTGCTGAGATGTATCGGACGGGACGCACATATAGACTCACAGAGGGACAGAAAGTCGGGCTATATCCGGGGCTGTGGGGGAAGATCGCATACTTCTTCTTCGGACACCGGCAGGTGAGGTGCCCCGACCCTGCAACCCCCAAGCCACAGCCTACGGAGGGACGTTGACTACTACTCGGTTAGTTCTCGGTTCAATTGTTGGGTTGTTTGGTCTTTACGTGTGCTTCATGAACTGGAGAATTCTTCTCAAAGATCTTCCGCTTCCGCTGTTGCCCTTCTTCGGTGCTGGCCTGCTGATCTGTGCCGCTTGGATTGCCAGTGCGCAGGTATTCGGCCGATTCGTTTGGGTCCCGCTCCTGATCGACGGAGGTGCAGTGCCTTGGATAGTTCTACGGACGATAAAGCCGCGCGAGTAGGTCGAGTGTGGCAGTAGGCACCCGGCCCGGCATTACGGCCGATGAGCGACTTTCTTCTTCACGTCATAGCTGGATCGTTGGTCCACTCAGCCGCGCGTGAAGCTGGCGTCTGGGGATGGCGGCGACTGCATCGTAATGCGCAGCTTTGGTGCGGAACGGGCATGTCGGAATGGCCGGCCTGAGGCTGAGCGGAGCTGCAAACCCGTCAGGAGAATCGCGTCAGGTGTCGTCGTCCCTCGAAGGTCCGACGACCGGCCCGAACCGCACCTGCCAGAACTCGTCAAACGGCGCTCTGAAGAAGTCACGAAGAGGGTCGGCACGCCCGCCAGTAAGCCTTTCCAGGAAACGATCCCATTCCCCGAACGTTCGCTTCACATCCTCCCGCTTACGCTCGAAGATCTCTCCGGCGCGAACCTCGTTCATGGCTAGGATCGTCACGAAGCGGTCGAGCGACTCCACGTCCCACACTTGCGGTTCCCATTCCAGAGGAACGGGCCAGCGGTCTCGATCGTTGAGAGGGATGCGCGGGCGGATTACCTGGTTCTGCATCCATTCACCGTTGGCCTGCGGGAAGTGGCCCAAGGTCAAGACGACCCCGAAGATCGGCTTCTTGGAGTCGAGCAGCAGGTCATCGTAGACGCCTGCACGGATGTCCCTGGCTGTGGCCCGGACTTGCTGGCTACCTTCGGCTAAGTGCGCAGTGGTGCAAGCGGGATCGCGCAGCACGGGCGGGTCGATGAGTTGGGCATTGAGTTGGACTGCCTTCGATTCGACCACCAGGACGATGTCCGCAAACTCAAAGATCCCGTCACAACTCCGCTTGGACGCTCGCTCTCGGATGACTCGTTCATCCACCTTCTGGAGCAGACCGGGCGCACGCGCCATCACCGTGTGCAGGTACTTCTCGAGGCTTTGGCCGAGCTCCGCAGCGAGTTCTTGGGGGCAATGCCTCTCGCCTAGCTCAAGTACCGCGCTGATGGCAGCAGTAATCATGAGATCAGGGCGTGGGATGACGAAGTCCCCAGGCAGCTGAATGGCCGGACGGCGCAGAAAGGGAGATTCAACGCTGCTGGCACGCAGCGGCGTGGCCATGTCGCGGGTAACACTGTGCCGCCCGGCAAGTTCGTCCGGCGTGTAGGACAGCTCCCGCATACACCGGTAGAAAATGGGTGGCGGGATAAGCGCGTGTGGAATCTGCAGGCCGTAGTCCATCCCCATTTCGGGGTAGCGGCGTTTGAATGTGGCTGCCCACCCAAAGAACGCGGTGACCAGGAGGTCCTCCACAGAAAAGCCGACGTGGTGTGCTATCAATGCTGACGTGCGAGGAAGTGGCTGGTCAAGCCAAAGAAGCCGAAGGGCGCGGCCCACGGACAACCGAGTGGCGTTGAACTGCGTTTGGAGCTGCTCGCGATCAAGGAGCATGAGCCAGAGATCGACAGATTGAAGCTCCACAAGGAAGTACGTCTGGACGGGATTGGTGAACTCCCGA harbors:
- a CDS encoding RHS repeat-associated core domain-containing protein, whose protein sequence is MDLYSGAKIESVEDLRITLPGADFVITRQYTSLQTSGTVWPLGEGWSLSVFNSIRTDMSGPGSTERIILRGLPLNQTSVYEQVSGSSPTTWRASPRGQEYFQQTTLTANILDLSSNTYTNASRGVWRLTYPGVSTVDFYRNDGTSTPPSLVGLIAQEADVYGNTRIYDYQLFGPSSGTQVPKLVRIRCYSGGASASGVPIAEVYFNWNLYPETYSSVNSRVRLGRLASMTAVRYFEEGGQTWVNPTNAVGYRYFQPTTVLDPDDNVVRPAHHTSVGTAGDLVQVRYSDSPDPNPAATDLQDWVRVQQYRYFGGASASVNGETITGGAHQLKAAINPEQIEYAAAALATTLDDEWLDTFADSLLVLADADEITGFEGDRPVLDLAAKVVSYNTSGAHNKKVQTQYLQNGCACSGAAQSVKNSYAYYTYEWGTSSLDGATCKVVEAYKTSSGYTTLRTEYSDFKQLTATSGPYLINHAIVSNIAGLAQRWVTQYDYSSTTRNLTRVVTPAAVDHYYAIDETGGSTSSGSIRPSTAVGLKASEGLVHHYGYTADHWLTSESVSKGVSTTPVTVLVVTYPSSPTTNQRKWLPTSIEAYTDSASTAEETKQTTTLAYTFHSGDAIASTSWIVEAESQDEGGPGGTLSSTCLFGANGQLQWVRMFDGALIHIGRESTTGQAVLVVANANPSGQTGVYPALSGSSYGGITVDSSWGRYSSGGSLSWTHTVNPRGQRTSTTEPDGSTSYLHRAMQVDSLRGGNFYYYTVTGLPPQIPGSPATASGPAHVTWISASGSVLRESDFLISSGYDPGAGTFTISSTETSRSASFLNLGGNLTSDQRWYDIANNLSYSNTYEYDDAGRVSYITDANGTITHIPGNGLDSNSNPLNGYDALGRVLIREVGTSKSPANFTRLAEFYYDDTDGDSTLEQGIGNGNLTHVRLFTGETSSAYGPSSRTITRTYNYRDELIRMVGPSAPYAELDYDNLGRLRRAGLFTSATSGDEPSAVRATTSSTRGKYIELSYSQRGLPYRSAIAVDPTDLGDGFIEQRSWYDPSGRIIEKWTPGRPAVKRDYDGLGRVTSVFLTDRNNDSITGSTAYASAANRTDDTVFEQVNRTFDSLGRLSIVAHLQRIHDSAHTGDLTISASTPNAVTTYRGYAYDAAGRTLGSVYFGTNDTSNDFLKSGGSAPSALSAVPSRADSAFAHAIINSVTYNSRDQVESVIDPMGRVTKYFYDDLDRPFAVVENHVSDPTFTFSSGHWNVTGSITADENRTTSYVYDGLDQVTMQAAHLPPVSSVAQAQVTKYVYSYYHSHGSSHTVGSPSSSTATLAAVNDLLYEVWFPDRSTGEPSSSNKITYAYNALGEPRSVTDQNGTRHVYTRDASGRPIRDKVEAFGTNIDNYVGAIEAVYDTLGRLDRITSLSSDTTPVKRNQVRFRYNSLGQISRLYQDNDGEVESSGDDGAPLNSTTVLQYGYDTQTLSAGNYTRLASMTYPSGAVYTTGYGANTTANHRVGRPVKYTLGSTDLLEYSYLGFGTTVLAQFPQIDVDLDRTIKPSGHRRTSSVTSGVQGEYHGFDRLGRLIRQYWVDSDITNGGGAYPTRPQIFAEEYTYDRNSNRTGRRDARPGAVIGNRDSRFEYDGLKRLKEAKRGVDSISSFTSGKGSQRWTLDTLGNWAEFESDLAPNSTTGNFGTYNDATGDLHETRAHNRNNEATGRVPNTNVSSTSLPFNYDPAGNLRSYTLENTGTRTLTHDAWNRLVNVTELGSSGSMSWYGSWDHRYNGLGWRITTGTALGGLTREMRYSAAWRLLEEEVSDGGEFGSTPLRRVERFWGQRYIDDQVASRVTPYVLVGSTYQEGTPQLYYHLTDAQFSTVATLDANAKVVERVSYDAYGNPRHRWPGDFDGDGDQDNDHDAAAFASIAEAYLGDETYVAEMDINRDGVMDHQDPDAFGTFTVKVAIGGISSSGPDNSIGYCGYVIDPTTGWYLARNRWYAPELGRWVERDPIGYIDGANLYEYVTGNPLRFVDPYGLWGETWAQDLVNAGWPRAGQALGAAGGALEGAATGAWNMVEGAGKSVVEAGAIIVDGAGMLTDLAALEVLDKNLGYEAISEWGKRQEHGGSWGEVGEDTLNFAGRGAAAMVTRGGSEVLINVWQHHDIDNPDDMDALSESMGSIVFWNTLAHNARYAGQAKGQGQSVARWGQEGLRSGDWVMSGGKNILNFMLSGKMFDRGLFRVAEMYRTGRTYRLTEGQKVGLYPGLWGKIAYFFFGHRQVRCPDPATPKPQPTEGR